TGCCAGCGTGCACCAGGGATGAAAGATCCTCTGGACAAGGGATAGGACAGCTGACCAGGAGTTGTTGCAGAAGGAACTGGGGGATAAACAGGGGAACCACGTAAAGAGACCATCATGTTAGAAGGTTGGGGATGGTGAAATTTACAGGTACTTCCAAACTTGCACTGTCCAGTTCTCATGTAATAAGCACATTCAGCCTCATTCTGCAGgcagaaaaaaaaaagacattaTGTATAACCACAAAGCACAAACATGTTTCAAGAAAGAGGTCTTTATCAGCCATCTGCACAATCACAACACACCTAGCAAATACAACGAAGCAATGCATGTATCCCATGAATATCAAATACAACGTCAAGGCAATAAATTCATTTGTTAGCTTTATATTCTATATTAAACATAGGTATGGCTCTCTTCAATCATTACAATCGATCTTATATAACTTTAGCAGCAAGCATGTGGAACAAAAGAAAGGGCTTTTGCAAGCCCCTGCCTGACAATTTGGCGAGTAGAAAAAAATGCAGGTTAAGATTCATTAGAATCATTATGAACTAAGAACCTTTTGCATACATTAGAAAGAACAATGTTATTAAATTCAATAAGTAGTTCGGATAATGAAGTCAAACCGGGCGAAGCGGATAGCCCAAGACATTTAGGGTAACTCTTCCAGCAATCCCAGCCTTGTCTTTAGGATGGTGAAACTTGCATGTGGCTCCAAATTTGCAAGTTCCCGTCTTCAAGTAGTACTGTAAAATTGCTAAAATCATTCAGTTTGTGAGCTAAATAGGCTAAAGGGAATTAGCGGGAGACAAATGGAAAGTTACCACACCAAAGCTCATGCAAAGTATGACTTCAACAACCAGAAAATAAATTGAACTTAAGAAAGATGATTATATTTAACGCTCGACTGCTCTAACTCTAAAAACTAGTCACTCCAGGATGGTTAACAAAACAAGATGGTTAATAGACATAAAAGCATCATTTTGAGTCTTCTGCCTGTGGGTCTACTGCTCTGATTCACTAAAACTCCAAAAATGAGAGAACTTTTGAACTATTAAAAAGCGTGAGAAAGCATgggagaaaaatatattattgatattctatTCAATTACAATACAATGAGCCATATTTATATAATACATATCCTACTCCTATTCTATGTGGGACTAGGACTAATTCACGTTATTTATATAACTATCTAACGTTTCCCCTCAAGCCGATGCATACAAATCacatgtaccgagcttgttacatatgtaactaatacgaggaccagtgaggggcttggtgaaaatatctgtaagctgatcattcgacttcacaaactttgtagtaATATCTCCCGAGAGTATCTTTTCTCTAACGAAGTGacagtcaatctcaatgtgtttagttctctcatagaataccggatttgatgcaatatgaagggcagtttgattatcacacacaagttctatcttgttgatctcaccaaatttcaactccttgagcaactgtttgatccaaactagctcacatgttgctaTAGCCATTGCTCAATACTCTgtttctgcactagaccgagcaaccacattcTGTTTCTTACTCTTCCAAGataccaaattacctcctactaaaacacaatatccatacatagaacgtctatcagaaggtgatcctgcccattCAATATTTGAGTATCCAACTATCCgttcatggcctcgatcctcaaacAATAATCCTTTGTCCGGAGCTGATTtaatataccgaagaatgcgtaCAACTGGATctcaatgactatcacagggagaatccataaactggcTCACAACACACAGGAAAGGAAATGTTAGGTCTGGTCACCGTGAggtaatttaatttaccaaccagTTGACTATATCTTGTAGGATCACTAAACTGTTCTCCCTGTCCTGGCAGAAGTTTAAAATTCGGATTCATAGGAGTGTCAACATGTCTACAACCTGTCATtcctgtctcctcaagaatgtccaAGGCGTACTTCCGTTGTGAGATCATAATACCttagctagactgagcgaccttaATACCCATAAAATACTTTAATCTGCCAAGATCCTTAGTctgaaagtgctgaaagagaaggtttttcaacctagtaataccatcctgatcattgccgcTAATAACAATATCGTCAACATAAACCACCAGATAAATACATAAATttggagcagaatgccgataaaatacagaatgatcagcttcactatgagtcatgccaaactcctgaatTACTGTGTTGAACTTACCAagccaggctcgaggagactgctttagaccatagagGGACCAGCGCAACCGACATACAACGCCATTAGATTctccctgagcaacaaaaccaggtagttactccatataaacctcatccttaagatcaccgtgaagaaatGCATTCTTAATGTtcaactgataaagaggccaatggcgaacaacagccatggatagaaaaaggcggactgatgCTATTTTAggcacgggagagaaagtatcactataattgAGCCCAAATATATTGAGTAtttggcaacaagacgagccttaagtcgatcaacatGGCCATttggaccaactttgactgcatacacCCAACGACGACCAGCAGAAGATTTACCTGAAGGAAGAGAAACAAGCTCCCAAGTATCactcgtatgtaaagcagacatctcgtcaatcatagcatgtcgccatcctggatgagacagtgcttcacctgtagacttatgGATGGAGACAGAGGACAAAAATAATACAAACGCATAATGGGGTggtgacagacgatgataacttaaatcGACATAGtgaggattaggattaagtgtggaccaTATACCTTTTCGAAGTGCAATcagttgactaagaggagacaagtccgcagtaggagcagggtcaggtgcaaGACGTGAATCAGCTGGGCCTGATGTTGGGCGCGGACGATGATGATAAGTCAGGAGTGGTGGagttgtaggtggtggaactgAAATTGGaactgtaggtggtggagctggaatTGTGGAGGAAGATGGATGAGAAATAGTGATGGCCAAATACATAGACAGCCCCTCTAGTTTGGCATCAATTTTCATTTTGGCACTCGATCTCAGCCTTGTTCCATTTTGGCACTCCAATCCCatttaatatgtttcattttaacaCAAAAAGCTGACTTGTCACATTGGATGAATTTTCTCACCTGGTAAGCGCGTGAGGCTCTATTTTAAATGCCCAACCTCTTTCCCCATTATTTCTTTCATCTAGACTCCCAAAATAATTCCTTGGTTGCTCTCGATCTCCATCTCCAGAAAGCTTCAAAGCTTTGCCGTATCTTAGTTCCTTTAtttagttagtttttttttttaatttcttaaaaTCCATATCTTCGTCTGAAGCTTGAAGTTCCAAACTTTAAGAATGTTGATGATATCTCTAATGGGTTCAACATTGTCGGAGTTCAATTTGTACTGCAAAAGGCTAGTGTTAAGTCTTGTGTGCCTTTTATTTATGTATCTTTTTCATGTACCTATTATGGAGGAAATGAAATTGATTTTAGGTACCAATTATGTTAAGTTGTAATAAGTGATTTCATCACCTACGACCAGGGATTTTGGGAACGAGATTAGGGTTTCATTACCTATGACTAAGAATTTTGGGAACGAGATTAAGGTAGACAAGTTTATGACTTAGAGAAAATAAGCAGGTGGCTCTTATTTTACCCAGAGCCCATCCGAGTTATTAGTGTAGGGTTCCGGGTATTTGGTTAGACCCGGTAGACATGGATTAAAAAACAGTTGGCTATATTTAATTAGATAGTTATTAGACTTCAGAAGCGTTTATACACACACTCTTTATATTTTACATTGAGTCAACTTTTTGTgttaaaatgaaatataataaaaggGGTTGAAGCCAAAATGAAACAAGGATGAGATAAAGTGCCAAAATAAAAATTGGTGCCAAGTTAGAGTGGTtgtctatgtatttggccaaTAGTGattgaatctccaaaagatggaaCTGGTagcacctcagaaatatctaagtaaTCATCTGGACCTATGAAGTATGactgggtttcaaagaaggtaccATCAGCGGCCATAAGGTACCACTGTAGGTCAGGTGAATAGCATCGATATCCCTTTTGCGTTCTCACGTAACacagaaatacgcacttaagagcacgagaagctaacttatcttttcctggagtaaggttatgaagaaaacacgtgctcccaaagaTATGGGATGGAAGAGAGAACAAAAATGAGTGGGGAAACAAGACAAAGAATGGCACTTGATTCTGGACAGCTGAGGATGGCATACGATCAATAAGATAACAAGATGTGAGAACTGcatcccccaaaaacgcaacgaaagatgagattgtatgagtagagTACTAGCAGTTTCAATGAGACGTTTATTCTTTCTTTcggctaccccattttgttgagatgtgtacggacaagatgtttgatgaatgatTCTATGAGAGTTCATAAACTGTTGAAAtagggaagacaaatactctagggcattatcactacgaatgTGGGGATAGAAACCCTAAATCAATTTTGAATTTCAGCATAGAAGGTCTAgaaaatagaaaacaactcagatcgatttttcataaaaaatattcAAGTGCACcaggaataatcatcaatgaaactgacaaagcaGCGGAATCCCAAGGTAGAACTAACCCAATAAGGACCCCAAACATCttaatggactaaagtaaaaggtgactctgctcgttatcaagacgccgagggaaataGGAGTGAGTacgcttaccgagctgacataaCTCACACTCT
This sequence is a window from Nicotiana tomentosiformis chromosome 5, ASM39032v3, whole genome shotgun sequence. Protein-coding genes within it:
- the LOC138891655 gene encoding uncharacterized protein, whose amino-acid sequence is MGLECQNGTRLRSSAKMKIDAKLEGLSMYLAITISHPSSSTIPAPPPTVPISVPPPTTPPLLTYHHRPRPTSGPADSRLAPDPAPTADLSPLSQLIALRKGIWSTLNPNPHYVDLSYHRLSPPHYAFVLFLSSVSIHKSTGEALSHPGWRHAMIDEMSALHTSDTWELVSLPSGRI